In a single window of the Corvus cornix cornix isolate S_Up_H32 chromosome 22, ASM73873v5, whole genome shotgun sequence genome:
- the TMEM230 gene encoding transmembrane protein 230, with protein MMSSRTNLSAGIPSSKVKYSKLSSTDDGYIDLQFKKSPPKIPYKAIALAVVLFMIGTFLIIIGALLLAGYISEGETDRAIPVLIIGILVFLPGFYHLRIAYYASKGYRGYSYDDIPDFDD; from the exons ATGATGTCGTCACGGACCAATCTCTCTGCTGGGATTCCCAGTAGCAAAGTCAAATATTCCAAGCTCTCCAGCACCGATGATGGATACATTGACCTGCAG TTCAAGAAGAGCCCACCAAAAATCCCCTACAAGGCCATCGCACTGGCTGTGGTGCTGTTCATGATCGGGACCTTCCTCATCATCATCggagccctgctgctggcagggtaCATCAGCGAAGGT gagacCGACCGGGCCATCCCCGTGCTGATCATCGGCATCCTCGTGTTCCTGCCTGGCTTTTACCACCTGCGCATCGCCTACTACGCCTCCAAGGGCTACCGGGGCTACTCCTACGACGACATCCCCGACTTCGATGACTGA